One Gemmatimonadota bacterium DNA segment encodes these proteins:
- a CDS encoding NAD(P)(+) transhydrogenase (Re/Si-specific) subunit beta, whose amino-acid sequence MSPDLVRFAYLVAASLFVFGLKGLSHPRTAVRGNRLSALGMFIAIVVTLIDQQIVRFEFIVAGIVLGGAIGAIWALKVPMTAMPQFVGLCNGFGGGASVLVAGAAYVEAALRSADTISMQFGVATMASGLIGGVTFWGSLIAFGKLQGIVSEKAVRFTGDHVLKGLFLLAGLAAGVLCIMQPENTMYFWIMVAIASVLGILLVVPIGGADMPVVIALLNSYSGMAAAATGFVLSNNVLIISGSLVGASGFILTSIMCKAMNRSLANVMFAGVGGDSGGGDEGPADDLYEGKVKSTTAEEVAMVLDSARRVVFVPGYGMAVAQAQHAVRDLANQLEADGIEVEFAIHPVAGRMPGHMNVLLAEADVPYDRLKEMDEANTGFEQTDVTIVIGANDVVNPLARDAADTPLTGMPILNVDKSRTVVVIKRSLSPGFAGIPNPLFAADNCLMLFADGKDAVQELTAAVNEI is encoded by the coding sequence ATGTCCCCCGATCTCGTCCGCTTCGCCTATCTCGTTGCCGCCTCCCTGTTCGTATTCGGGCTGAAGGGGCTCTCCCATCCCCGCACTGCGGTACGAGGCAACCGCCTGAGTGCCCTGGGCATGTTCATCGCCATCGTGGTGACGCTGATCGACCAGCAGATCGTCCGGTTCGAGTTCATCGTCGCGGGTATCGTCCTCGGCGGAGCCATCGGCGCCATCTGGGCGCTCAAAGTGCCCATGACCGCCATGCCGCAGTTCGTGGGCCTGTGCAACGGTTTCGGAGGCGGGGCGTCGGTGCTCGTGGCCGGCGCGGCCTACGTCGAGGCGGCGCTGCGTTCCGCGGACACGATCTCGATGCAGTTCGGCGTCGCGACCATGGCTTCCGGGCTGATCGGCGGCGTCACCTTCTGGGGCAGTCTGATCGCCTTCGGCAAACTGCAGGGCATCGTCTCCGAAAAAGCGGTTCGCTTCACCGGAGATCACGTGCTCAAAGGGCTCTTCCTGCTGGCCGGGCTGGCGGCGGGCGTCCTCTGCATCATGCAGCCGGAGAACACCATGTACTTCTGGATCATGGTGGCGATCGCGTCCGTGCTGGGCATACTGCTCGTGGTGCCTATCGGCGGCGCGGACATGCCGGTGGTCATCGCCCTGCTCAACTCCTATTCGGGCATGGCCGCCGCGGCAACGGGCTTCGTGCTGTCCAACAACGTGTTGATCATATCGGGATCGCTGGTCGGCGCGTCCGGATTCATCCTCACGAGCATCATGTGCAAGGCCATGAACCGGTCGCTCGCCAACGTGATGTTCGCGGGAGTCGGCGGCGATTCGGGCGGCGGCGACGAGGGTCCTGCCGACGACCTCTACGAAGGCAAAGTGAAATCCACCACCGCCGAAGAAGTCGCCATGGTGCTCGACAGCGCGCGGCGCGTAGTATTCGTCCCCGGCTACGGCATGGCGGTGGCCCAGGCGCAGCACGCCGTGCGCGACCTGGCCAATCAACTGGAGGCCGACGGCATCGAGGTGGAGTTCGCCATCCATCCCGTTGCGGGCCGCATGCCCGGCCACATGAACGTGCTGCTGGCCGAAGCGGACGTCCCCTACGACCGCCTGAAGGAGATGGACGAGGCCAATACGGGTTTCGAGCAGACCGACGTGACCATCGTCATCGGCGCCAACGACGTGGTCAATCCCCTGGCCCGCGACGCGGCAGACACGCCGCTGACCGGCATGCCGATCCTGAACGTGGACAAGTCGCGGACCGTCGTGGTCATCAAGCGCAGCCTGAGCCCGGGCTTCGCCGGCATACCCAATCCGCTCTTCGCCGCGGACAACTGCCTGATGCTCTTCGCCGACGGCAAAGATGCGGTGCAGGAACTGACGGCGGCGGTGAACGAAATCTGA
- the purT gene encoding formate-dependent phosphoribosylglycinamide formyltransferase, whose product MAVLGTPLSPSATRVLMCGSGELGKEVVIEFQRLGVEVVAVDRYANAPAMQVAHRCHVVDMLDPSALRAVIEQEHPDFIVPEIEAIATGVLVDLESEGYHVVPTARAVHLTMNREGIRRLAAEELGLPTSPYRFAGSSEAYERAVREIGLPCVVKPVMSSSGKGQSTVRHASEAAGAWRHAHDDARGGAGKVIVEGFVEFDYEITLLTVCHAGGTSFCPPIGHEQVDGDYRYSWQPQPMSEKAWTEARRTAAAVTTALGGRGVFGVELFIRGDEVVFSEVSPRPHDTGMVTLISQDLSEFALHARAVLGLPIPEIRQHGPSASAALVVEGESDRMTFGNLGAALSEPDTGLYLFGKPEVSGHRRLGVAVARGADIDVACAKAARTMESVRVEL is encoded by the coding sequence ATGGCCGTGCTAGGCACGCCGCTGTCCCCTTCGGCGACCCGAGTGCTGATGTGCGGTTCGGGCGAACTCGGCAAGGAAGTGGTCATCGAGTTCCAGCGCCTGGGCGTGGAAGTGGTCGCCGTGGACCGTTACGCCAACGCGCCGGCCATGCAGGTAGCCCACCGCTGCCACGTCGTGGACATGCTGGACCCATCCGCCTTGCGCGCGGTGATCGAACAGGAACACCCCGATTTCATCGTACCCGAAATCGAAGCCATCGCCACCGGCGTCCTGGTGGACCTGGAATCGGAAGGGTATCACGTCGTTCCCACGGCACGGGCCGTCCACCTGACCATGAACCGGGAGGGGATACGGCGGCTGGCCGCGGAGGAGCTCGGCCTTCCCACGTCGCCCTATCGCTTCGCAGGGTCCAGCGAAGCCTACGAACGCGCGGTACGCGAGATCGGCCTGCCCTGCGTCGTCAAGCCCGTCATGAGCTCTTCCGGCAAGGGACAGAGCACGGTGCGCCACGCTTCGGAGGCGGCCGGCGCCTGGCGGCACGCACACGACGACGCCCGCGGCGGTGCGGGCAAGGTGATCGTAGAGGGGTTCGTCGAATTCGACTACGAAATCACGCTCCTGACAGTGTGCCACGCGGGCGGTACGAGTTTCTGCCCGCCCATCGGCCATGAACAGGTCGACGGGGACTACCGGTATTCCTGGCAGCCCCAGCCCATGAGCGAGAAGGCGTGGACGGAAGCCAGGCGGACGGCTGCAGCGGTCACCACCGCACTCGGCGGCCGCGGCGTATTTGGCGTCGAGTTGTTCATCAGGGGCGACGAAGTGGTCTTCAGCGAGGTCTCGCCCCGCCCCCACGATACGGGCATGGTCACGCTCATCTCGCAGGACCTGTCCGAATTCGCCCTGCACGCGCGGGCCGTGCTGGGTCTCCCGATCCCGGAGATCCGCCAGCACGGTCCTTCCGCCTCGGCGGCCCTCGTGGTGGAAGGCGAGTCCGACCGGATGACGTTCGGCAACCTGGGTGCCGCCCTTTCCGAACCGGACACCGGCCTGTATCTCTTCGGCAAGCCCGAAGTCTCCGGTCACCGGCGCCTCGGCGTAGCCGTCGCTCGCGGGGCGGACATCGACGTGGCCTGCGCAAAGGCGGCCCGCACTATGGAATCCGTGCGCGTGGAACTGTAG
- a CDS encoding phytanoyl-CoA dioxygenase family protein: MMHSQAEQRVNVDDRDWHALTRGERIRMIEEEGYLIIPDWITPGYLAELKTECERLETVGRDYSEKQRGCRDPHLASPKLAELIAYEPTVRFLEELFGDCLVFIHYTYDRSEPGTPGISLHTDGQPYGSKIFGYEGSCPITVRVLYYLDDLTMDVSPFRVVPRSHLCMHADAHPYKRYERHPEEVVVPCKAGSALFLNHRTFHGTMPNRGNRSRAMLAVAYRPAWAGPIVDVAPRDPSDLERMPDSVRPFLGDPSMRTYEFGVGNKPEGMSTSAPGMNPSRWERRA, translated from the coding sequence ATGATGCACAGTCAAGCGGAACAACGGGTCAACGTGGACGACCGGGACTGGCACGCCCTCACCCGGGGCGAGCGTATCCGGATGATCGAGGAGGAGGGTTACCTGATCATCCCGGACTGGATCACTCCCGGCTACCTGGCCGAACTGAAGACGGAGTGCGAAAGGCTCGAAACCGTCGGACGGGACTACAGCGAAAAACAGCGGGGATGCAGGGATCCGCACCTTGCCAGCCCGAAGCTGGCCGAACTCATCGCCTACGAACCCACGGTGCGGTTCCTGGAGGAGTTGTTCGGTGACTGCCTGGTGTTCATTCACTATACCTACGACCGGTCCGAACCCGGCACGCCGGGGATCAGTCTCCACACGGACGGACAGCCCTACGGCTCGAAGATATTCGGGTACGAGGGAAGCTGCCCCATCACCGTCCGGGTACTCTACTACCTCGACGACCTGACGATGGACGTCTCGCCCTTCCGGGTCGTGCCCAGGTCTCATCTCTGCATGCACGCGGACGCCCACCCGTACAAGCGTTACGAGCGGCACCCCGAAGAGGTGGTCGTACCCTGCAAGGCGGGATCGGCGTTGTTCCTGAACCACCGGACGTTCCACGGCACGATGCCCAACCGGGGCAACCGGTCGCGGGCCATGCTCGCGGTGGCCTACCGGCCGGCCTGGGCCGGACCGATCGTCGACGTGGCGCCACGGGATCCGTCCGACCTGGAACGAATGCCCGATTCCGTCCGGCCCTTCCTGGGCGATCCCAGCATGCGGACCTACGAGTTCGGCGTCGGCAACAAGCCGGAGGGCATGTCGACCAGCGCGCCCGGCATGAACCCGAGCCGCTGGGAACGACGGGCGTAG